A DNA window from bacterium contains the following coding sequences:
- the motA gene encoding flagellar motor stator protein MotA → MAIVGIIVVLGGVLGGFMMAGGSLGVLFQPSEFIVIGCAAIGGLLISVPIATLKNLVADIVGILKGNMGPSRDTYIQTLLLLNELFQMARKDGIIALESHVNDPHKSKIFQKYPKVSHDHGAVSYICDTIKLFLAGSVPPHEIEMLMDAEIDSHHEEAGITATVITKIADALPGLGIVAAVLGIIITMGHIDGDPAVVGGHVAAALVGTFLGVLMAYGFFSPMAANLEARNRNNSRLLHVIKAGICAFAKGMAPSVSVEFARRSIFHSDRPSFEETEKLLKDAKNAK, encoded by the coding sequence ATGGCAATAGTTGGAATCATCGTTGTGCTCGGCGGCGTGCTGGGCGGATTCATGATGGCAGGCGGCAGCCTTGGTGTGCTGTTCCAGCCATCTGAGTTCATTGTGATTGGCTGCGCCGCGATCGGCGGTCTGCTGATCTCGGTGCCGATCGCGACCTTAAAAAATCTCGTGGCGGACATTGTTGGTATCTTAAAGGGCAACATGGGCCCGTCGCGAGATACCTACATTCAAACGCTGCTGTTGCTCAACGAGCTGTTTCAAATGGCCCGCAAAGACGGTATCATCGCGCTCGAGTCGCACGTGAATGACCCGCACAAGAGCAAGATATTTCAAAAATACCCTAAAGTGTCTCACGATCACGGCGCAGTGTCGTACATCTGTGACACGATTAAGCTGTTTTTGGCCGGGTCCGTACCGCCGCACGAAATTGAGATGCTGATGGATGCGGAAATCGACTCGCATCACGAAGAAGCGGGCATTACGGCGACGGTCATCACTAAGATTGCGGACGCGCTGCCCGGACTTGGTATCGTGGCCGCCGTGCTCGGTATCATTATTACAATGGGTCACATTGACGGCGATCCGGCGGTCGTGGGCGGTCACGTCGCCGCCGCGCTCGTCGGTACGTTCCTTGGCGTGCTGATGGCCTACGGTTTCTTTTCGCCGATGGCCGCCAACCTCGAAGCGCGCAACCGCAATAACTCGCGTTTGCTGCACGTGATCAAAGCAGGCATCTGCGCCTTCGCCAAGGGCATGGCGCCGTCCGTGTCCGTGGAATTCGCGCGACGTTCGATCTTTCACTCCGACCGCCCG